ATGCGTACACATACTGGAGAACGTCCATACGTGTGTAAAATATGCAAGGTTACTTTCGCAACAACAGCAAATTTATGGAAACACAAAACAGTTCATTCTGAAGACCGACCATTTCAATGTTCTCTATGTCAGAAAACTTTCAAAACGTTAAACTACCTAAAACAACACGAGAAGCTCCATTCTGAAGAACGAGCATTTTGTTGCATTACATGTGACAAGGCTTTCAAAACTGCAGCCAATTTGAAGATTCACCAACTCATCCATACCGGAGAGCGCCCCTACAAGTGCAAGCAATGTGAGATGTGTTTTGGGCAtgcaatacttttgaaaaatcacAAACGTATTCATACGGGGGAACGTCCGTTTGAATGTGAAGTGTGTAACAAAAAATTCTCACAGAAAGGGAATCTATGGAGTCATAAACGACTTCACACGTTAGAAGAACCTTACAAGTGTGAAGAATGTGGGAAAACATTTCGGCATTCTGCAAGTTTAAAGTATCATACGCTAACACACACTGGGGAACGCGCATATCATTGTGAAATATGTAATAAGCATTTTAAATCGGCAAGCACTCTGCAGAAACACAAACGAGTTCACACTGGTGAATGTCcttataaatgtgaaatttgtAATTATGCGTTTAAGGATAAAGGTCAATTAAATAGACACATGCGTGTCCATACTAAGGAACGGCCATACAGGTGTGAAGTGTGTAAGAAAACATTTGCATGTGCTGAAACTTTGAAGTCACACAAATATGTTCACTCTGACGAACGTCCTTACAAATGCGGTGAATGCAAAGCCACTTTCAAACATATGAAGTATTTAAAGAAACATGCGCTTATTCACACTGACGAACGGCCATATAAGTGTGATATTTGTCAGGAATCTTTCAAGCAGTCCGGTAATTTAACGAGACACAAACTTATCCACACTACAGCACGACCTTACAAGTGTGACATATGTAGTGCAACTTACCGCCATCCTGGTGGTCTGAATTACCACAAACTGCTCCATACTGGTGACAGACCTTACACATGCGAAGAATGTGGGGAAACGTTTGTTAGTGCTGGGAACCTAAAAAAGCACTCGATCGTACATAAGAAGGAACGTCCTCATGTGTGTGACGTATGTAACGCAAAGTTCAGCCAATCAACAAGTCTCAAAAACCATAAGCGTATTCATACGGGTGAACGTCCATATGTCTGTAAAATTTGTAAAGCTGATTTTAATCATGCAGAAAGTTTGAAGAATCACAGAACTGTTCACTGTAAAGATCTGCCATGAAGGCAGATTCTATGGTACTAATTTAGGCCAGTTTAATGGTTCATACCGTATAGTTTGCTTACAAGTCGTATACGGTATCATTACGAGTCATATTTCAAGTTCAAGAGCGGGGAACATCTTTTAAACGTGTAcaaggaaataaaagaaaaaacaacgaTTTCGGcgtgcgtcttataagcgagtgcgtGTAATATGCGAAAATATACTATTATAAATAAATCTTACCTAGAGGAGCACCTGGAACCGTCGTCCATCATCAGAGAAAGTAACCGTGGCAGATTACATAATTTATGTGGTTGTAAAGTTGACGAAAAAAGAAAAGGCGGAGGAAATTAAACAAGCATCCAAATCTCTCTCTTATGTTTGTGGAATACAATTAACAGACGATTTGAGGAAACCAACACCTCAAGTCCGTCCTCAATTCTGGATCGGACAATTTCTCTAAACGTACTCAAACTAAGTTCATAAAACTTGTTATGTTAAAAGGAGGCAATATGCATGTACACAAGtacaagtaaaaattgtttctgctccccGACTTTTATATGGCATTGCATTGATTAGTGgtacacacaaacgttccccatgatgcaACAATATATAAACTCATGACCTATGCTTGATCGGTTTAAGGTCAAAATCATTCAGGTCAAGTAAAAATGTGTTCGGACTGTCCCATAAGTTTTAactgcattgaaggatttttatgattAAAAGATGTGCCGCGCACATGACAAAAGGTCAATTAGTGTTGAAGGTCAATTTAAATTGCTTTTATGTATATGCAGTTTTATACCGATctgggacttctgtattgccactgcaatctGTAATAGTGTGTAACTTGTTTATTAGCACAGAAGGCCGGTGGTTCCACTGGTGAGTGCTAGTACCTGAAACTATGTTCAGATGCGCTTTTGGGGTCTTCTTCCGACATGAAAAGCCGGGTGTgcctttttttttacatgaacacgcacacacacacacacacacacacacacacacacacacaaaatcttACGATGGGCTGAAATTGCTTTATACCTGTAGTGTtggttttgaaaatatgttatagcGTAgtggtttgaaaaaataaagtgTTCTGTTGGGAGTAGCATATAGCTTTATTGTCGTTACTTTTCAATTTCTTACTTGCCTAACAAACGTCGTGGGCGTTAATGAAAGTAAGAGGTAATATAAAACAAGAGAGCcataatgaccctatatcgctcacctgtcatcattgcacttaaggacaagagggtcaacaagagctgtctgatgacagcgcgctcgactattcgaagaattgattgaagaatgtgggcaaaatatttccacggatattcagacaaaagaaataaatagattagacaaacaatgttcctgtattactttgatttcgataagtcttgcactaaatggcaatatatgagccaatttcaaagtccaaaaagggccataattcagtcaaaatagttatgtactcttacctacagatggaaatcataatgataaacaagtgttcaaagtttaaaagccatatgtcaaatagttttgacaaaacatggacttgtatgaaaacagaaccaatttcgaagtccaaaaaagggccataattcagccagaatagatgacagagttatgttctctttcctacaaatggagactattatactaaacaagtgataaaagtttcaaagccatatgtcaaacactttacaaaaaatatgaactggtacgaaaaacttaaccaagatttataagtcaaaaggggccatagttcagccaaaatccttgatggagttatgtactcttgcctataactggacatggtaatggtaaacaggtgttgaaagtttcaaagctgtatctcaaaagactttgtcaaaatatgaactggtacgaaatattaatccagatttctatgtcaaaaagggccataattcagctaaaatgcttgatggagttatgtgctcttgcctataactggacatggtgatggtaaacaagtgttgaaagtttcaaagctttatctcaaaagactttgtctaaatatgaactggtacgaaaaacttaaccaagatttctaagtcgaaagggccataattcagccaaaatccctgacggagttatgtactcttgcctataactggccatggtgatggaaaacaagtgttgaaagtttcaaagctttatcttaaaagactttgtcaaaatatgaactggtacgaaaaacttaaccatgatttctaagtcaaaaggggccataattcagccaaaatccttgatggagttatgtgctcttgcctataactggccatgatgatggtaaacatgtgttgaaagtttcaaagctttatctcaaaagactttgtcaaaatgtggactggtacgaaaaacttaaccaaggtgtgacgccgacgccgacaccgacgccgtggtgagtaggatagctctacttattcttcgaatagtcgagctaaaaatcataatcaagatcaattaaaagaatcatgagaaaatatgcTTGAAATTTTcctaaaggtacagatatgtcaaaatacacctataaattggaggtaccacccatgttgtaccacaggaaagtggtctcggtttttccctacggccaataataaaaaagttactaaataagctattcatagtaacataaatttatttattttgttgggtttaacgtcgcaccgacacaattttaggtcatatggcgactttccagctttaatggtggaggaagaccccaggtgcccctccgtgcataatttcatcacgagcgggcacctgggtagaaccaccgaccttccgtaagccagctggatggcttcctcacgtgaagaattcaacgccccaaatgaggttttgaacccacatcgatgaggggcaaatggtttgaagtcaacgactctaaccactcggccacggaggcccctagtaacataaaagggaagtaaataaaaaacaagagctgtcaataatggtgacaaatgtccccgcagcgccttgacctttggcctggtgacACCAATGTCAGttggggtcgtgtactcagtaagtagcATTTGTAGTTTGAAGGTCcagggtgcagtggtttgcgagtaaagtgccttcatgaaaaaagttaacgttgtgacgaacgaacaaacgcactaactaactaacgaacgatctgacggacggacagttgaaaactaatatgcctcccttcgggggcataacaattattgtaagtgtacaaaagaaggatctgccaaataaaaacaagagcactgcaatgcaacgcaaatacagagcaatatacatgcaaaacaaagtaatatgacctttgacccctaagtatgaccataacattgaagtgagccatccgaaacatgcgctctgcatatcgttacgatgaggtgaacatttgtgtcaggtttctttgaaatccttcaaggggttcaagagttacagagcggaagggaaattgctaaccaactgacaggaagacagacagacaggacaccgaggcgataacataatacgtctcttagggcgtataaaaaggaatcgtgatcttatggtgatacaagtttggttaaaatcaaatcataaatgaagctgctattgtgcagacaaagtcaaaatagctaattttggccctttcaggggccataactcttaaacccattatgggaactggccagttcaagaaaggaaccaagatcttatggtgacacaagtttttaatcaagttttattaaattcaaatcataaataatgctgctattgtgcagacaaggtcaaacagctaattctggccctttcaggcaccataactctggaacacgtAATGGAATCTGatcagttcaagaaatgaaccaagatcttgtggtgatacaagttgtgtgcaagttccgttaaaatcaaatcataaatgaagctgctattgcgcagacaaggtcaaaatagctaattttgcctcgtttcaggggccataactctggaacccattatgggatctcgccagttcaagaaagggactAAGTTCTTATGGTGACaaaagttttgtacaagtttgattgaattcaaatcataaatgaagcagctactatgcagacaaggtcaaaatagctaatttgggCCCTTTCAGTgtccgtaactctggaacccataatgggatctggccagttcaagcaaggaaccgagatcttctggtaagttgtgtgcaagttaggtaaaaatctaaaaattaaaaatcgaatcgtaaataaagctgctattgtgcagacaaggtttaAATAGCTAATTttcgccctttcaggggccataactctgaaactgataatgggatctggccagtttaaaaaaggaaccaagatcttatggtgatacaagttttgtgcaagtttggttaaaacaagagctcgtcgaacacgaaatgccccccttgatgcatttagtaattgcccaaggaacagaaattatatgctcaatGTAAATTAAAGTTccaccattctggtttaatctgaccatgacctttaaccttacaagagattacagagtgatcttggcgccatccactgagccattttcgaatgttcaaaatgtcaaagctagctcaaggtcaaaatcaaggtcaaatttcatttcggtacaaaacaatgtgtatgtggtccaaatttgaaagctgtggcttgagaaatgtgatcaatttcaaggtcaaagttcatttcggtagacagaactatgcatgcgCTTCAAaattggaggctgtagcttgagaaatgtgacagcaggtaatagataaaaatcaatgtcaaatttcaattcagaacacaaaaatatgcgcgcagtccaaatttgaaggctgtagcttgagaaatgtgaaagtaggtcactaggtcaaaatcaaggtcaaattttatgcgaccttgaccttggacctaataacctcaaaatcaatagaggtcatctgctggtcatggccaaacTAACTATCatttttcctgacactaggcccaagcgttcttgagttattgcctggaaaccaatTTATTGtccctggtcactgtgaccttgacctttgacacactaatcttaaaatcaataggggtcatctgctggtcatgaccaacctccctatcaattttcgtgaccctaggcctaagcattcttgagttctGGAAACCGTTGAACTGTTCCTGGCCAGTgcgaccttcacctttgacctaatgacctcaaaatcaatagaggtcatctgctggtcatggccaaactaactatcaattttcctgacactaggcccaagcgttcttgagttattgcctggaaaccattttactgttcttggtcaccttcaccctgacctttgacatactgacctgggtcatctgctggtcattaccaacctccctatcaacttttatgatcctaggcccaagtgttcttgcgttatcatctggaaaccgttttactattcaccatacggtcactgtgaccttgacctttgacatacagaactcaaaatcaataggggtcatctgttcgtgatgaccaacctccctatcaactttcatgatcctaggccctagcgttcttgagttatgatccggaaacggattggtctacattccgaccgaccgacagacagacctaccgaccgacatctgcaaaacaatatactcctccttcttcgaaggggagcataataaaatcataaatgaaaccacaattgtgcagacaaggaattgtagacggacgaagggtgatcacaaaagctcaccctgtcactgaCAGGCGAGCTAAAGAAGTCGTCAAGTAGATGCATTTGGCACCCATTTTAGGGACGGCAAGAgctaatttaaaatataaaatacgtTTCAAAAACGTTTGGTCATAAACCGTTTGGTGGACCTTCATCATGCTGTAAGTTCCtcccccatttttagctcga
This DNA window, taken from Mercenaria mercenaria strain notata chromosome 19, MADL_Memer_1, whole genome shotgun sequence, encodes the following:
- the LOC128551167 gene encoding zinc finger protein 62 homolog, with the protein product MDAEKMPIDSHSRAENGLHQCDTCKKMFTEKGNLQRHNRIIHLGERAYECNVCKKTFTQNEHLKTHMRTHTGERPYVCKICKVTFATTANLWKHKTVHSEDRPFQCSLCQKTFKTLNYLKQHEKLHSEERAFCCITCDKAFKTAANLKIHQLIHTGERPYKCKQCEMCFGHAILLKNHKRIHTGERPFECEVCNKKFSQKGNLWSHKRLHTLEEPYKCEECGKTFRHSASLKYHTLTHTGERAYHCEICNKHFKSASTLQKHKRVHTGECPYKCEICNYAFKDKGQLNRHMRVHTKERPYRCEVCKKTFACAETLKSHKYVHSDERPYKCGECKATFKHMKYLKKHALIHTDERPYKCDICQESFKQSGNLTRHKLIHTTARPYKCDICSATYRHPGGLNYHKLLHTGDRPYTCEECGETFVSAGNLKKHSIVHKKERPHVCDVCNAKFSQSTSLKNHKRIHTGERPYVCKICKADFNHAESLKNHRTVHCKDLP